The following nucleotide sequence is from bacterium.
CCGCGGTGGGGGGCTGTCTCAAATGGCTCTGCGGAGGGCCGGGCAACTGCTACCTGTGGGTGCGGCCGGAACTGGGCGACACGCTCGAGCCGCGCATCACCGGCTGGCAGGCGCACCCGCGGCCGTTCGAGTTCGAGAGCGGTCCGACCGAGTTCCGCACGGGCGCCTGGCGCTGGCTGACCGGTACGCCGAACATCCCCGCGCTGCACGCCGCACGGGCCGGTCTCGAGATTCTGACCGAGGCGGGGATGGACGCCGTCCGCGAGAAGTCGATGCGCCAGACCGCGAAGTTGGCGGAGCTCTTCGAACGACGCGGCTGGCGCGTCGGAGCGTCGTCCGACCCGGTGCGCCGCGGCGGCACTGTCGCGGTCGACGTCCCGCACGCGCGTGACTGTGCCACGGAACTGAACAAACGCGACGTCTGCGTGGACTTCCGGCCCGACGTCGGCATCCGCATGTCGCCGCACTTCTACACGCGGGACGACGAGTTGGAGTGCGCCGTCGACGAGCTCGCCGACGTACTCGAGACCGGCGCGTGGGAGAAGCACGCCGGCGTGGAGCGCACCGTCTCCTGAACCCGATCGTTGCTCCCGAATCAACTTCCGGTGTTCGCATCCAATCTGCCCGAGCCGGGCCATCGCACGGGGTTGTGGGATTCGCTTTCAGAGATCGAGGGTTCCGCGAATCAGGTGTAGGGATCGGCGAATGATCTTTTGTTTGTCGCTGAGCAATACGTCGCGGGGACGCTTTGCGATGCTGCGGGCCAGGTCCAGCGCCTCGTCCTCCAGCGCGTCGGCCTTCACCACCCGAACCGCCAGACCCCGGGTTTCCGCCTCCTTTGCGTCGACGGCGCGTCCCGTGAGTGTCAACTCGCGGGCAAGAGAGCCTCCGACCAGATCGTGAAGCAGCC
It contains:
- a CDS encoding enoyl-CoA hydratase/isomerase family protein, with translation LLHDLVGGSLARELTLTGRAVDAKEAETRGLAVRVVKADALEDEALDLARSIAKRPRDVLLSDKQKIIRRSLHLIRGTLDL